One Dromiciops gliroides isolate mDroGli1 chromosome 3, mDroGli1.pri, whole genome shotgun sequence DNA segment encodes these proteins:
- the GEMIN8 gene encoding gem-associated protein 8, whose translation MDSSQGDSEPWYSQRAYARYWQHYNQAMQWLHRHQKAYRKAMLSFYSSPWYLPSRIPSSRYADWAGDDQAAREDYLSSHGWHNRSHHPRWSQQPPGKTHRHQVTTKEDHVSSTKEESDSDGEIECDLSNMEITEELRQYFAETERHREELKRQQQLEAEHQDMYVEADHDLHPTTGRSVQPPSERPGERRMVEMKKLYGESAAKIQAMETAMQLTFDKNCDKKQPKYWPVIPLKL comes from the exons ATG GATTCATCGCAGGGAGACTCTGAGCCATGGTATTCTCAGCGAGCGTACGCAAGATACTGGCAGCATTATAACCAAGCCATGCAGTGGCTGCATAGGCACCAGAAAGCCTACAGGAAGGCTATGCTGTCATTCTACAGTTCCCCGTGGTATCTGCCTTCTCGCATTCCAAGCAGTCGTTATGCAGACTGGGCTGGAGATGACCAGGCAGCCAGGGAGGATTATTTATCTTCCCATGGTTGGCATAACAGATCTCACCATCCTAGATGGTCACAGCAGCCCCCTGGTAAAACCCATAGACACCAAGTGACCACGAAAGAAGACCATGTTTCTTCcacaaaagaagaatcagattcAGATGGGGAAATAGAATGTGATTTGAGTAATATGGAGATCACAGAGGAGCTCCGCCAGTATTTTGCTGAGACAGAGCGACACCGAGAAGAGCTAA AAAGACAACAACAGCTGGAGGCAGAACATCAGGATATGTATGTAGAAGCTGACCACGACCTGCACCCAACCACAGGTCGGTCTGTGCAGCCGCCCTCGGAGAGGCCAGGAGAAAGGCGAATGGTCGAAATGAAGAAATTGTATGGGGAAAGCGCTGCCAAGATCCAGGCCATGGAGACGGCCATGCAGCTCACTTTTGACAAGAACTGTGATAAAAAACAACCCAAGTACTGGCCTGTTATTCCTCTGAAGCTATGA